In a genomic window of Epinephelus lanceolatus isolate andai-2023 chromosome 3, ASM4190304v1, whole genome shotgun sequence:
- the mrpl45 gene encoding large ribosomal subunit protein mL45 → MAMPMRRTLIALHRATCSSLKNAEASLDIRHPVPLYLPVRTKKRHFIPPAVGIKGRKDESKEGKGGKAGSVVSQPYIERPIHIACTAGIFDPYIPPEGDARLSTLSKEGLKQRTEQIRQSAASQLAIRKIKEYDSEFTTKNFAERAQEIFIEAHNSLTQFNKEKLHSLVTERCYPEMTRGNRYKTIRWSFVESLEPPRVVHARCPDMVSKGNLYGQVTVRMHSKQTLAIYDRFGRLMLGSEEQPKDVLEYLVIERHLVNPYGRWRLHGKIVPSWAPAKDPVIKTVMIPGPELKPGQEFDALNYKVPKPEAVQWNK, encoded by the exons AATGCTGAGGCATCCTTGGACATTCGGCATCCCGTCCCACTCTACTTGCCGGTCCGGACCAAGAAGCGGCACTTTATTCCCCCGGCAGTGGGGATAAAAGGGAGGAAGGATGAGAGCAAAGAGGGCAAGGGCGGAAAAGCAGGCTCTGTTGTTAGTCAGCCGTACATTGAGAGGCCCATCCACATCGCCTGCACTG CGGGAATCTTTGACCCCTACATCCCCCCAGAGGGCGATGCTCGTCTTTCCACTCTGTCTAAAGAAGGCCTGAAACAGCGAACTGAGCAGATACGACAGAGCGCTGCCTCACAGCTGGC GATTCGTAAGATCAAAGAGTACGACTCTGAGTTCACGACGAAGAATTTTGCAGAGCGAGCTCAAGAAATCTTTATTGAGGCTCACAACTCCCTGACACA gttCAACAAGGAGAAACTTCACTCCTTGGTGACAGAGAGGTGTTATCCC GAGATGACGAGGGGGAACCGTTACAAGACGATCCGCTGGAGTTTTGTAGAGTCCCTGGAGCCGCCCAGAGTGGTCCACGCCCGCTGCCCCGACATGGTCTCCAAAGGCAACCTGTACGGCCAGGTGACGGTCCGAATGCACTCCAAACAG ACTCTGGCCATCTACGACCGCTTTGGGAGGCTGATGCTGGGCAGCGAGGAGCAGCCGAAGGACGTCTTGGAGTACCTGGTCATAGAACGGCACCTCGTCAACCCCTACGGCCGATGGAGGTTACACGGGAAAATAGTGCCATCCTGGGCTCCAGCCAAAGACCCAGTTATTAAG ACCGTTATGATTCCTGGTCCAGAGCTGAAGCCAGGACAAGAGTTTGACGCCCTCAACTATAAAGTTCCCAAACCAGAGGCGGTTCAGTGGAACAAATAA